In Aptenodytes patagonicus chromosome 9, bAptPat1.pri.cur, whole genome shotgun sequence, the DNA window GAAGGTAGTTCACCTGACAGTTCCCAACCATTTGCTTTACACTGTGCCCTAAAAGTCCTTATATGACAAAGGTGCATCAtttattcttctgtctttcagaCTGCAGACTTGTATGAGAAATACCGTCACTTCACATTCagagaaagatgaaaatataACAGAAGTAACAGCTCAGCAGATCTGGACAAGGGTTACAGGCTCCTGACCCACGGGGAGAACACCTGACATTGCTGGGGAAGGGTCAAAGCCGGGACTGGCAGCGACTCAAACCCTTGCGGGGGTAACCACAGGCTCAGGGAAGATGCCGCAGGGCAGCGTGCCGGGCGCCGCTGCCTCCCTTCGCGGGCAGCAGCCATCACACAACCCGCCACTCCTTCACCGCCACCCACAGTGGCCACCACCACCCCGGCCACGTCACACGCAAATAGGGAAGAGACCTGTCCACAGACACAGAAAAACCAAACAGGGGTGACCGTTGCTAAAATACGACGATGCAAAGTCAATGGGTTAACACGGCCTCTGCAGAGAGACGTCCTGCCGTTTAGACCCCCTGGAGATCTCTGGTGGGTCAAGAAACACCGGTGAGGGGGGTTGCTTCGGTCTCCCTGGATTTCTAGAAGGTTTTGGGCAAAGACTCTCACTTAAAAGTTTTGAGGTAAATGAAACAGCCGTGACATAGGAAGAAGATCCTCTGGGGGacaaataattcattaaaaaatgggAAACACAGGGTAGGAACAACTCGCACTGTTTGCTGTTCGCAGCTTGTGCTGTTCAACATGTTCCTTAACGAGCCGGAAAAAGAAGACAGCAGTGGCAGCAAGAAAGGTTTGGAAGCAGCGGTCTGGCCTGGCCTTCTCTCCAGCTTTAGACGGTGGTTCCTTCCCTGCATCTTCCTTCTCCACGCCCTTTACAAGCGGTGAGACCATCAAGCAGTGAGCCCATCTTCTGAGGTCAGTGATCTCACCCCAAATGCTCTATGCCCAGACCCTGCAGGTCCATCACCCTGCAGGCTTCTGGAGAGTGGGATACAGGCAAACACCTGGCCCTGTGTCCTCCAAAAGCATGTGCATCTCCTAAAAGGAAGAGGGGGAGTCATCCAACTTGAGAGGAATCTTGGCTGACTCTTTCCTGGCAGACTAAGTTTATCCTTGTGCTCCGGGATCTCCTCCTTCATCACAGACTCTCCCATCTTGCCAGGTGTGGGCATCACCAGCTTCCCAGATCCCCTCTACAGCCTTTCTGTAGATGGGTCTTACAAAACACcgaaggagctggcagctcaaATTATTGTCGATTTGCAAAACAGATGATTTGGAAGCTCATATCAAACATAATGCAAATTCCACATCTAGGACTCTAAATAAGACACCAAAGTAAAGACAGCACAGCCACTTCCAGCTGCGATGCAGTACTGGCCTGCTTTTCACTTGGGATGCTACCTTCTGTTTCTCCCCTTTGATCCAGGTCTCTCCTGCCCCTGCAGAGATGCAGGTCCGCTGCACAGCTAGAAAAGATGGGCACTGCAGCCAGCCTTCCATCTCCACCACCCCCCAGGTTCTCCTGATCTCCCCAAGGGGACCGCATGCTGAGACATGCCCCAGTCTCAGGATGTATTTATCCTGAAGAAACTCAGTGCTACGTGCCCACAACCAGAAGACACGCCTGTAACCCCATGCCGTTGCTCTGGGGTGATTTCAGCAAGGACAGGTTGGTTTACACTCCTGCTTTACAGTGCACGTGTGCTGTATGCTCAAATACCTGAGCTTGAGGGCAGAAGATTGCCTCGTACGTTCCCCTAAATCCCTGTACACCTCTGTTCCCCCCACCACAtgccctgtcctgctccctggcacgGCACAGCCTGACAGCAAGCCCATTGGTGTGTAGCTGCTCGTTTTTGCTGTGGAAGCAGGGGTTCAAGGATTTGGATTTGGAGAATCAAATCTGAGGAGTGAAGGATGGcaaaagggaagcaaagagaTGGTGCAGGAGACCAAGAAAGAGTGATGCTGGAAGCAGTGGAGACTGCCTAAAAACTCAGTCATCTGAAATATGGAGGGTAGGGGGACCTGGGCAGAGCATTTGCAAAGACACCCTTACAGGCAGCACAAACTGCTGGGCTGAGCTCCTGGGCAGCACGCTGAATTGTGCTGGGACCCGGTACTGAGCCAGGTAATTGCACAAGaagaaaattccctttttttccttacaaaatcaAACGCGGTGGGTGGACTGTGCAGAGCGAGAACAACGCACCCCAGGTACTCACAGGCTGTGCTGAGGAAGGCTGCATAGAGCTCTCTGGGAATCAGTGAATCCGGCATGTCCCGAAGAAACTCTTTGAGCAGAGCAGCCACATCATGAACGCTTTGATGCTCATCCAAGAAAACATCCAGTCCTCGGTCAAACTCTTCCCTCAGCTTAAAGatggaagaaaggagaagaataaAAGCAACAGTCAGTTCTTCCTCTTTATACGAGTCATGCTATCAGGAACTGTCCCTGTACAAGAGCTACTGCAATGGCaggacaggagggctggctaCTGCCAATGTCCCCCTGATGCAGGGCACCCCCAAAGAAGGCACGCCAGAGCCCAAGAGTCTGCTGCTGCCCAGAGGATGGGCCACAGGACCAGAAGGAGCTGCTGGATGGTGAAGGGAGCCCAGGGGCTCTGAAGCGCCAGCCAGGGGGGTGGAGGCTCATCTGTTAAAGGCAACTTGGAGAGATGAAGCCTGCTCTCCATGGCTGGGAGAAAGACCCAGCAGCAGGTTACAGGTTGTCTGTGATCCAGCATGTGCCTGTGACATTTTAGACCTCTCCACGTCAATGTCTGCTTTATTCATTCCCCACACATACAAGCGTCTGTCCTTTGGATGTGGTACCGCTACAGAGGATGCAGTAAATGTCTCACTTTACCTGCTGAACTCTTTTCTTGGAGCTCCCAACCCGGAAGATGCCCACCGTTTGGAGACCTGGGAGACAGACAGGTTAGTGCTCTGCATTTCCACAACCCCCTGCCGCCCCGACTAGTCCTTGGAGCACCTCAACATCCTGGAAGTGGTGCTCTTGCACTGCAAGCGAGGCAACGCGTCCTTCCCCGCTCCTGGCAGAGGGGGTGAAAAGAAAGGTTTTGGAGCCGTAAGATTTTCTGGGGTTGGTTGTCTGTGGGTCAGGGAGGAGAACTCACCTGTACAGTCACTCTGAGCTAGATGCTGGATTTGCAGGGGGGGTTAAGGCCAGAGCGCACCAGGAGATGGGTCACTGATACATGCCGTGACATTCACTTCTCAGCCCAGATGCTACACCCAGCCCAGAGGACTCTCCCCGGGTGGCTTTTCAGGAGCTTACCCTGCCCCAGGAAtcagctgcctcctcccgccTCGGGGAACGGCCGGGCCGAACTGCCCCAGCCCACCACGTATGATGGGTTTTACCAACCTTCTGTGGGACAGGCCATCTGGCTGGAGAGACATGCGTATTTACCGTGTGTTTCAATGTGTTTGCAACATCTATCCACAATCCGTGGGACCTGCCAGGTGATGGGGTTGAGGCTCAACATCTTTTTCTTGCCCAGGCTTCTCCGTGCATCCAGCTCGTGGGGGTGTGACAACTGCAGCGCCTCCAGTAGCTTGGAAGTGTTGTCACTCAGGTCAGTGATGGAGTCCACGGACATTGCCCCCTAAGATGAAGCAGAGGTGATTCGCAGGGTGGCAGGAACTACCCCACAAGATCCCAGTACACCGCCATTGCCGTGACCTCAGAAGTTTGTGGGAAAGGGAGGCATCACCTCCAAAGGAACACAGAGGTCTACAGAGCCTGTCTGGGGTTGCAAGAGAGCCACAGAGAGACCTTTCATCTCACACGCATTCGTTTATGTGCACTGGTCCTAGTGTGAGGTGTTTCTAAACATAGCCTTCCTACTGGGGCAGACCCTACACCACACGCAGACGTGGGGAAAGAGGAAACATCCCCAAATCTTTCACCTTTGACTGCGCAATATACTGGATTTAGTTACCTGCATCGGAGCTGCTTTACACCAGGGGTTACAGGCACTTAGCAAGAGGCAGGCGTGGGTCTCTATTCCAAAGAGATGAGGCAAACCAAACCCAGCCTAATACCCACCTCCCCTCGCAGGGGGGACTAAAGCCAAGGAGGTGGCCAAGGCTGACCAGCCACACAATCTTCCTTGCCCTTTGACGTAGCCAACACTGAAAGCAGACCAGTTCAGAGGCACAGCTGATGTCCCCACAGCAGCGAGGGGTCTCTCCCTGCTGCGTGGCCAGGGAGCCAACATGACCCACCATCGACGGCCACAGCTTCTGGTGGGAATTTCGCAAGTGCGAGGCCCAGTCTCCACCCGCGACATTGCCAAAAAGGCGACGCTGTTTCGGAGAAGTCGTATCTGTTCACAGCGCTGCTCACCAAGATGTGACGCAGTGGAGGAATAGAAAAATCCATGCCACTGATGATGAATCCCCTCCTATCCCTATCTACCTTTGGCTGCCCGGCCATGTCCTTCTGGTAACCTTGGATCTGTAAGAGCTGAGCTAGTAAAGCCTGTCCCACCTCTCACCGTCCATCTCTTGGGGGAAGTAGGGGATCCCATTTCCCTGAGGGCAGACCGGGACCGACCCAGCATGCAGCACGAATAACTCACATTCATTAAGAAAAGACCCTGAGAAACCGTATTTATTGCTGAAGTCAGagcctcccccagcctgcagcaccaTCACAGTGCAGCCCGTTTTTGCAGTCGTACCCTTCGCTgcctccaggagctgctgtcGAGAAAAGTTGGGGAAAGCGGCTCCTCTGGGAAGACCCCGCAGGGTACCAGGACACAGCTCCTGCCCATCGGGGACCTCTTCTGCCTCTGAGCCCGAAATCTCGTCACTGTCGCTTCCACCTCCAGGCAGAGCCGGCGGCTTTTCTTCACTGCTTCCTGCAGTTGCTTGTAGGCACGGTCATTGGCGATGACTTGGAAGAGCGGGATCCCAAAAGTCTGAGGAGAACAGTCTAGGGAAAAACAcgggagaaagggaaaagtatTGCTAGCAGGAAAATCAAGAGGGAGCTGCGCTAGCGCAGCCCAGCTGCCAGGGACATGCGTGCACGCCTGGATAAAATAATTAACCAACAGAAGGGAATACCAGGATACTGTAAAGGTAACCACCAGCAGGAGAGCGAAGAGGACAACGTGTAAAACCGATTCAATGCACAACAAGGAGAACTGTAGCTTGAATCCAGGACGGCAGTCCTGTAACTATCAGTGCCCTCGCgtgccctgtccccctcctgctccctgctcctcctccagctccccaggAGCCAGGAGTGcctggggtgggtgggaagagcATCCCCAATGACGCTGGGCAAACCCAAAGGGGAGCTGCTGCCCCTGGAAAGCCCCGGGGCATTGCATGGTGGGACTCAGGGTGCCGGGCAATCAGGGAGCCGAGCAGGGAGGGCACGGCGTGGGAGGCGGCgtgctggaggaagaggaaggagacgCAGGGGAGCTGGGAAGATGGCAGGAAAACTGGCCTCCATCGACGTGCTTGTTGCAGCCTGTCCCAGTTTTTCCTGaactttccttccttttattGGTTACAGTCTCATGAAGATGCCATAGCACCTATGAAGTGGAGACTTCATAAATCACCAGAAATATTTGATACAGAAGATTCTTACCAAATTATAACCTCCAGTTTTCTACAGGGTTTGCATCCGCTATGTCTGTTTGAGAGTTACAGTCTTGATATTAATGACATTTTTCCCAAATAACTTTCCCCCTCCATACCTCCTTGCAGATGCAAGGAGAGCTCTCCTTACTTCCAGCCTCCGCACCACCCTGGGCCAAGGGGTTTGGCAACCGGAGTACATGACACAAATCCATTTTGTAAAATATCAGACTGCTGCTCAATAATTTCCTTGAGCGGACTTTGTACTGGTGCGGAGAAAATTAGGAAGTGCTCATTCCCAGCTGGCTGTGCTCTACACTTCTGGTTTCCCCAGGTTTGTGGCTGACGTCCTTCAAGGGACAATAAAACAGAACTCGAAGCAGCGAGACCAGGGCTAAAATGGGCAGATAGAAACATTCGTATGTGTACATCTTTACAAATGCACGTTCACGCACACACACATTCCGTCCACACACATATGCATCCCTTCCAGACTCTCTCGTGCTTGTGCACGTATTGTTACACACCACTCCGGAGAACAGCAAAAACAACACGGGACAAAGCACCTTGCTGAATTTGGGCacctcccagctcagccccatcAAAAATCACCAATTCCGTTTGAGAGCAGGGACCAAAACCTGGGTAAAAGGGAGGCTGCTcacctttcttctcctttgaaaAGCTCTCCAGTTTCTGGCGGATAGATTTACTGCCTTTAGGTCCAACtatgaggagaaaagaaagcaaaggttCTGCATCATTAGGCTGTTTTAGTACAGCCTCCCCTTAAAGACATTGGCCTTTCCGCACCCGTGCAGGCAGAGCACGGCCACAGGCACCTCCCGCAGGCAGGGGGACGCTGTGGGCCTGGCGTGGCCGTGGCCCAGAGAGGATGCATGAGGCCACGTGGGATGGCACGGTGAGCATCAGCTACCTGGGGGAAACAGCCCCAGAGATGGGCCACCATCCTCCCAAAGTAGAGAAAGGGACCCCTCCCCACCCAGGCATCTGGACTCGGGGGGGGGTCCCATGGCACCAAACCATAGCCGTGGGTTAAAGACACCCCAGCTGTGGGATTCACCCCACCTGGCTCAGACCACAGCCCTATAAACCTCCTTCCATCAGGGCTTACTGATGCCTTACTATCCAGATGTGTGATCCAGCAACACATAAAACTGCCGGTTAGTGCCTATGAACCATCAGGCAGCCAGCAAATGAGCTGGCGTTACCAAACAGAGTCAAAATGAACCCCAGCTGATCTTTCTGGTGGCATCCTAGCTTGCCATGCCCCGCCAGAGGGAACGCCTGATACCACAGCTACCAAATGCGGTCTGTGCGTGGGACGTGCTGGGAGGCTGCGGTGAGTGGCCAAGACCAGCCGCCAGCAAATGGGTTCTCACACACGGAAGAGCTGTGGAAAAACTTTAGCTGTCCAAAGGCTGTAGCTTAAAACTGTTCTGGCCACCTTTAAATTCTGTGTCCATGTTATACATGACTGTGTTAATGATGATGTCCTACCAATTACTTAATGACTCAGAAAGCTACCCTAATTCATCCTCAGAGGTCTGGCCTCAACACTGGAAAAAGGAATACAGCCCCAGAAGAGCTTTTGTGAATGTTTTACAGAGCATAGACAAATAAAGTTAGATAAAACACGTACCACCAGAAATCCCGTACTGGTCCTACGGAGGCAAGCCCCGCTCCTAAGTTTTTCCCACGTTGCACATCCAGGGACAGCCGTCAGCAGCGATGAGCTGAAAACTCATTCACTGCCCACCCTAAATCCTTCCAGGACACACCACCCTATTCTGGCTTGTGCTCCTTATTCCTGAGGAATTAtcttcctagaaacagctcaTATAATTGTTTGGGTTATTTTGTAAGATTTAGAAGAAAGCTATGAAAGTCGGTATGAGCAACATGTGCATAAAAGAGTAGCCTACATGAATTATTCTGCAGCACCATATGTGTTGTTTCATTCAAATGACCCGATAGCAGGAAGATGAACAACCGGGAGACAAAAACCACCCAGCTAAGGAAACGAGGCCAGCAAAACTCCACTGTTTCAGCGTAGATTTAGGAGGGGTGACACAACGTGCTGAGGCTGAGCATCAGCATAACCCTCCACTCCTAAAGCTGTGCAGATGTTCCTAAGGGAAACAAACCACAAGGCAGCAGATAGTAAAGAAACCATCAGGATCCCCCTGCCCAGAAAGCCTGAGCCGGTATcagctcaaaataaaaaaaaaggaaccaggATGTTTGTGGTCAGAGTCCCCCAGGGACTTAAAAGGCAGTCTGCGGTGGCTGGTGCTGCAGCCCGGGGGAAACTGGGAGTTCTGGGAACGAGAGGGGATCTTTATCTCTTTTACTCTTCTTGAAGCCATTTCATTGCATGAAATCTTCCAAATATTAATTAAGACAGGAAGCCAAACTTGGATGTCGCCCCGAGTAAGTACTTGCTATCCAGTATGAGGCTGAACATTTGGAAACGCTCCTTCCCTGGAACAGGTCCACAGAGACGTGCGGGGCTCCATCCTTGGGAggtcccagccccagctgccctgggctggtGCTGGCGACAGCCCTGCTGCGAGCGGGTGGTGGGGCTGGAGACCCCCGAGCTCCCTTTGCACCCGCACTGCTGGTACCACGCAACCCCAGGGCTGGTGAGCTGTGGGCATCTCCTGCCCTACTGGGATGCCAAAATACGGCCCAGGGCAGAGGAGGCATTTCAAGGTGGTCTGTCCACTCTTGAGTAACGAGTAAATTTGGGAAGGAGTCAGCTGATCCCCAACTCACTATGCTTGCTTGGTTTGATGTGCAGATGTTGGGGGACGCAGGCAGCTATGGGAACCCAGACAATGCCTGTATGTCTACGTAGGCCAGGACAGAGGAGCTCAGTCCCTGTGGAGCGTCTA includes these proteins:
- the ARHGAP36 gene encoding rho GTPase-activating protein 36; translation: MQPAPLHSLSELERASLQEIALYQLQEKLLVGDLSRAKVGPKGSKSIRQKLESFSKEKKDCSPQTFGIPLFQVIANDRAYKQLQEAVKKSRRLCLEVEATVTRFRAQRQKRSPMGRSCVLVPCGVFPEEPLSPTFLDSSSWRQRRGAMSVDSITDLSDNTSKLLEALQLSHPHELDARRSLGKKKMLSLNPITWQVPRIVDRCCKHIETHGLQTVGIFRVGSSKKRVQQLREEFDRGLDVFLDEHQSVHDVAALLKEFLRDMPDSLIPRELYAAFLSTASMEGPAQLAALQLLLFLLPPCHSDTLHRLLRFLNEVARHAESSRGPDGQEIPGNKMTVSNLATIFGPNVLQKEKPGEKDVGAMNFEDSTAVILVLQRLIEHYQTLFMVSPEMQRDILRRLFQTDPDVIDYLLRRKFNAVPSTKSEDSTGEHAPSPLPGRTHTLESSSVSSELYSNVSFLNLDVGI